The following coding sequences lie in one Myxococcales bacterium genomic window:
- the groES gene encoding co-chaperone GroES → MKIRPLQDRVIVQRLEEEAKTKGGIIIPDTAKEKPIEGKVIAVGNGKVLEDGTVRKLEVKAGDRVLFGKYSGTEVKIGGEEHLILREDDILGVVVS, encoded by the coding sequence ATGAAAATACGACCCCTTCAAGACCGTGTGATTGTTCAGCGGCTCGAAGAAGAAGCAAAAACCAAAGGCGGCATTATCATTCCTGATACTGCCAAAGAGAAGCCCATCGAGGGCAAGGTCATCGCCGTAGGCAATGGCAAAGTCCTTGAGGACGGTACTGTGCGTAAGCTTGAAGTTAAAGCGGGAGACCGCGTGCTGTTTGGCAAGTACAGCGGCACGGAAGTCAAAATTGGTGGCGAGGAACATTTGATTCTTCGCGAAGACGACATTTTAGGGGTCGTCGTTTCGTAA
- a CDS encoding FHA domain-containing protein translates to MAGISILGPQEPRRYALGRHNSLGRHPDNTVQVLDRIISKEHCHIDWVNGQYVLKDLGSLNGTFVNRQKISEHVLKDHDEILLGTTRIIFHADDETPLRRRSPKVTLTPATIDSQIQTRLAPVVEQRFVPEKTITDTQALRRDYEKLRLGHELIQAIGTELDVDKLLDKLLERLLQIFPADRGVVLLIEEGSHELLPRCVRTRKESESDEPLIISSTITSEVIRDNTAVLSNDATVDARFHGARSVIMQGIRSSMAVPLVHAHKTFGVIVLDSRVATNAFTEKDLHLFQNAANQAAMAVQNSFYAKKIEHNALMRQQFERLVSPAIVEEVMSGRVDIAKGGQLRETTVLFTDIRGFTQMAESQSPKDTVHMLNEYFELMVEVIFKYEGTLDKFVGDAIMALFGAPLLHADDPLRAVRTAVEMQKVLGRYNVQRLADGLAPVKMGVGINTGDVVAGYLGSSRALEYTVIGDVVNVGARLCSLAKADEIILSEATHAHVKDHIQAVPLPPAKVKGKSKPLNVYRVEYDSDTQPFGTERTAIAGG, encoded by the coding sequence ATGGCGGGAATAAGCATCCTCGGCCCTCAGGAACCCCGACGATATGCGCTGGGCCGCCACAACAGTCTGGGACGGCATCCGGACAATACCGTGCAAGTGCTCGACCGTATCATCTCGAAGGAACACTGCCACATCGATTGGGTCAATGGTCAATACGTCCTTAAAGACCTGGGTTCGCTTAATGGGACATTTGTCAACCGACAAAAAATATCCGAGCACGTGCTCAAGGATCATGATGAAATCCTTCTAGGTACCACTCGAATCATTTTCCATGCCGACGACGAGACGCCCCTTCGGAGGCGAAGTCCGAAAGTGACACTCACGCCCGCCACCATAGACAGTCAGATTCAGACACGTCTGGCGCCCGTGGTGGAACAAAGGTTTGTCCCCGAAAAAACAATCACTGACACGCAGGCGCTGCGTCGCGATTACGAAAAATTGCGTCTTGGACATGAGCTTATCCAAGCCATTGGCACCGAGCTTGACGTGGACAAGCTGCTCGATAAACTTCTTGAGCGCCTACTTCAGATTTTTCCCGCAGATCGGGGCGTGGTGCTGCTCATAGAAGAGGGAAGCCACGAATTGCTCCCGAGGTGTGTGCGCACCAGGAAGGAGAGCGAGAGTGATGAGCCGCTGATCATTTCAAGCACCATCACGAGCGAAGTGATTCGCGACAATACCGCCGTGTTATCCAATGATGCCACAGTGGACGCGCGTTTCCACGGAGCCAGATCCGTTATCATGCAGGGGATCCGCTCTTCGATGGCTGTGCCGCTCGTCCATGCCCACAAGACCTTTGGCGTTATCGTGCTCGACTCGCGGGTGGCCACCAACGCTTTTACGGAAAAGGACCTACATCTTTTTCAGAACGCCGCCAATCAAGCGGCCATGGCAGTCCAAAATAGTTTCTACGCGAAGAAGATCGAACACAACGCCTTGATGCGCCAGCAGTTCGAAAGGCTTGTCTCGCCCGCTATTGTGGAAGAAGTGATGAGCGGCCGTGTGGACATTGCCAAGGGCGGCCAACTGCGCGAAACCACAGTGCTATTTACCGACATACGGGGCTTTACCCAAATGGCCGAATCTCAAAGCCCCAAGGATACGGTCCACATGCTCAATGAGTATTTCGAGTTGATGGTGGAGGTGATCTTCAAATACGAAGGCACGCTCGATAAATTTGTGGGTGATGCGATTATGGCGCTTTTTGGCGCTCCGTTATTACATGCAGATGATCCCTTGCGTGCGGTTCGGACGGCCGTCGAGATGCAGAAGGTTCTCGGGAGATATAATGTGCAGCGTCTGGCAGACGGGTTAGCCCCCGTTAAGATGGGAGTGGGCATCAACACCGGAGACGTGGTTGCGGGCTACTTAGGCAGTAGTCGTGCCCTGGAATACACGGTCATCGGAGATGTGGTGAACGTTGGCGCCAGGCTTTGCTCGCTGGCCAAGGCCGACGAAATTATCTTGAGCGAGGCGACCCACGCACACGTGAAAGACCATATTCAGGCGGTTCCATTGCCTCCGGCAAAGGTTAAGGGTAAGTCCAAACCCTTAAACGTGTACCGTGTGGAATACGACTCTGACACTCAGCCTTTTGGCACGGAACGAACAGCGATAGCAGGTGGCTGA
- a CDS encoding DNA-directed RNA polymerase subunit omega: protein MARVTVEDCLKHDENRFALVLLAARRARQLMKGAPALVQSKNRAAVTALREIAAKRVYYARDVEQVVNEFVAAKKAKDPMR, encoded by the coding sequence ATGGCGCGCGTTACTGTCGAAGATTGCTTAAAACATGATGAGAACCGGTTTGCGTTGGTGCTATTAGCGGCCCGACGGGCTCGACAGCTGATGAAAGGCGCCCCGGCCCTGGTTCAAAGCAAGAACCGTGCAGCCGTCACCGCCCTGCGCGAAATCGCGGCCAAACGAGTCTATTACGCCCGCGACGTCGAACAAGTGGTCAACGAATTTGTCGCGGCAAAAAAAGCCAAAGACCCTATGCGCTAG
- the groL gene encoding chaperonin GroEL (60 kDa chaperone family; promotes refolding of misfolded polypeptides especially under stressful conditions; forms two stacked rings of heptamers to form a barrel-shaped 14mer; ends can be capped by GroES; misfolded proteins enter the barrel where they are refolded when GroES binds) translates to MAAKEILYDTAARERILRGVNTLADVVKVTLGPKGRNVVIEKSFGSPTITKDGVTVAKEIELENKFENMGAQMVREVASKTSDVAGDGTTTATVLAQAIYREGSKLVAAGHNPMELKRGIEAAVESVVEKLGKLSKPTRDPKEIAQVGSISANGDETIGTIIAEAMEKVGKEGVITVEEAKGLETTLDVVEGMQFDRGYLSPYFITDPERMEVILEDAYILISEKKISNMKDLLPVLEAIARQQKPLLILAEDVEGEALATLVVNKLRGTLQTAAVKAPGFGDRRKEMLKDIATLTGGQVISEELGIKLESVTITDLGRAKRVSIDKENTTIVDGSGKKAEIKGRIETIRRQIEETTSDYDREKLQERLAKLVGGVAVVKVGAATEVEMKEKKARVEDALNATRAAVEEGIVPGGGTALLRCQASLEKLDLNDEQLIGAAIVRRAIEEPIRQIAANAGLEGSIVVDRVRNAKDATHGFNAATEKYEDLLKAGVIDPTKVVRTALQNAASVAGLMLTTEALVAERPKEEKPLPGGHGHGAPGGMDF, encoded by the coding sequence ATGGCTGCAAAAGAAATTCTGTATGATACAGCTGCGCGCGAACGCATCCTTAGGGGTGTGAACACGTTGGCAGATGTGGTGAAAGTAACCCTGGGTCCCAAGGGCCGTAACGTGGTGATTGAAAAGAGCTTTGGCTCGCCAACCATCACCAAAGACGGCGTCACTGTGGCCAAGGAAATCGAACTGGAGAACAAGTTTGAGAACATGGGCGCGCAGATGGTGCGTGAGGTGGCCTCAAAGACCTCCGATGTCGCTGGCGACGGAACGACCACCGCGACGGTGTTGGCGCAGGCCATCTATCGTGAGGGCTCAAAGCTTGTGGCTGCAGGTCACAACCCCATGGAGCTCAAGCGTGGCATCGAAGCTGCGGTTGAGAGCGTGGTCGAGAAGTTGGGCAAGCTTTCGAAGCCAACCCGAGACCCCAAGGAAATCGCTCAGGTGGGCTCCATCTCTGCAAACGGAGACGAGACCATTGGGACCATCATTGCCGAGGCCATGGAGAAGGTCGGCAAAGAAGGCGTGATCACCGTCGAAGAGGCGAAGGGCCTTGAGACCACGCTGGATGTCGTTGAAGGCATGCAGTTTGATCGCGGCTACCTTTCACCGTACTTCATCACGGACCCGGAGCGCATGGAAGTCATCCTTGAGGATGCCTACATCCTGATCTCTGAGAAAAAGATCTCGAATATGAAGGATCTTTTGCCTGTGCTCGAGGCGATTGCACGTCAACAAAAGCCGCTGCTGATTCTGGCGGAAGATGTTGAAGGCGAAGCGCTTGCCACGTTGGTGGTCAACAAGCTAAGGGGCACGCTACAAACGGCTGCAGTCAAGGCACCTGGCTTTGGTGATCGCCGTAAAGAGATGCTCAAAGACATTGCCACCTTGACCGGCGGGCAGGTGATCAGTGAGGAGCTCGGCATCAAACTCGAGAGCGTGACCATCACGGATCTCGGGCGTGCCAAGCGTGTATCAATCGACAAGGAAAACACCACCATCGTGGACGGCTCTGGCAAGAAGGCCGAAATTAAGGGGCGCATCGAGACGATCCGTCGCCAGATCGAGGAGACCACGAGTGACTACGACCGAGAGAAGCTTCAGGAGCGTCTCGCCAAGTTGGTAGGCGGTGTGGCCGTGGTCAAAGTCGGCGCAGCAACCGAGGTCGAGATGAAGGAAAAGAAGGCGCGCGTCGAAGATGCGCTGAACGCCACCCGTGCAGCCGTGGAAGAAGGCATCGTGCCTGGCGGCGGGACGGCGCTTTTGCGATGTCAGGCCTCGCTTGAAAAGCTTGACCTGAACGACGAGCAGCTCATCGGTGCAGCGATCGTGCGGCGGGCCATCGAGGAGCCCATCCGCCAGATTGCAGCCAATGCGGGGCTTGAGGGCTCGATTGTGGTGGACCGCGTTCGCAATGCAAAAGATGCCACACACGGCTTCAATGCGGCGACGGAGAAGTACGAGGACCTCCTTAAGGCGGGCGTTATCGACCCGACCAAGGTGGTGCGTACAGCGCTTCAAAACGCGGCATCGGTGGCGGGCTTGATGCTCACCACAGAAGCACTCGTTGCCGAGCGTCCGAAAGAAGAGAAACCGCTTCCCGGTGGCCATGGACACGGCGCACCAGGCGGCATGGACTTCTAA
- a CDS encoding acetyl-CoA carboxylase carboxyltransferase subunit alpha yields the protein MATCLDFEKPLFDLEARIHKLKRASAKHSDVRAQLEQLEMKAEQLQRSIYRDLSVWQKVQLSRHPERPYFTDYLSRIFEDFEELHGDRRFADDAAIIAGFARVDDVHVAVIGQQKGRTTKEKIVRNFGMANPEGYRKACRVMELADRFRRPVFTFIDTPGAYPGIGAEERGQSEAIGHSLLVMSRLQGPVIATVIGEGGSGGALALGVADRVLMMEYATYSVITPEGCASILWRDGARAPEAASQLRLRAPEVKALGVVDEVIEEPAGGAHRHVDRAAAALGTALRRHLEELQELSAEERREQRYLKFRAMGRFDLKPPPRV from the coding sequence ATGGCGACGTGTTTGGATTTTGAGAAGCCTCTTTTTGATCTCGAGGCTCGGATACATAAGCTCAAACGCGCCTCGGCGAAACATAGCGATGTCCGTGCGCAGCTCGAGCAACTCGAAATGAAAGCGGAACAACTCCAGCGGAGCATCTACCGAGACTTATCGGTGTGGCAGAAGGTGCAGCTCAGTCGCCACCCGGAGCGTCCATATTTCACAGATTACCTGAGCCGTATTTTCGAGGATTTCGAGGAACTGCATGGTGACAGACGTTTTGCCGATGATGCCGCGATTATAGCGGGATTTGCTCGCGTCGATGACGTACATGTGGCCGTTATAGGTCAGCAAAAGGGCCGCACAACCAAGGAAAAGATCGTGCGCAACTTCGGGATGGCCAACCCGGAGGGTTATCGGAAGGCGTGCCGCGTGATGGAGTTAGCGGATCGGTTTCGTCGGCCGGTATTCACCTTTATCGATACGCCTGGGGCCTATCCCGGCATTGGAGCCGAGGAGCGAGGCCAAAGTGAGGCCATTGGTCACTCTTTATTGGTGATGTCGCGACTTCAGGGTCCCGTCATTGCCACAGTGATCGGAGAGGGTGGTTCGGGCGGCGCGCTTGCATTAGGTGTGGCCGATCGGGTTTTGATGATGGAATACGCCACGTATAGCGTCATTACGCCGGAGGGATGTGCATCCATTTTGTGGCGCGACGGAGCACGCGCGCCCGAAGCAGCTTCGCAGTTACGGCTGCGGGCACCTGAGGTGAAAGCACTCGGCGTTGTGGATGAAGTTATCGAGGAACCGGCTGGAGGAGCACATCGTCATGTGGACCGAGCAGCGGCCGCGCTCGGGACGGCCTTGCGTAGGCATCTCGAAGAACTCCAGGAGTTATCCGCCGAGGAGCGACGAGAGCAGCGCTACCTCAAGTTCCGTGCGATGGGGAGATTCGATTTGAAACCTCCTCCACGCGTATAA